The Mytilus edulis chromosome 4, xbMytEdul2.2, whole genome shotgun sequence nucleotide sequence gatgCTGGAAATCTGTTACTGTAGCCAATCTTTACAATTTTCATCATATTGGCTTGCTTGTGGATCTTGTAGTATGACAGTTCTATTTTGCTGTTTCGGCATTACTATCATACATTTTCGAGacaataaaccaaaaacagacTTGGTAAAAAATCATGGATTAAGGATAGATACTCCATAAGGAGTCGTCCCTATCTATTGTAGTTTTTGAGATCACGTAAAAAAACACTAAAAGTATCCAAAATAAATAGCAATGGCtataacaatgagaaaacccaataCCGTTTTTCGGCTATTACAGGAAATTAAGAGAAGAAAAATTTCGGAAGGCGGATTCCAAGCCATTAATTAAGCTCCCCTGGCATTTAAGGCCAGGTGAACTTAAAGGATATAAACTCACATGAATTTTACGACAGAGCACAATATTCACtcagatataaaatgtagttcatataatattgatgaaatattattCCCTTCTACGAATCTTAATTAGTTCGACAGcgtgcagctgctactcagactttttTCAACGTTACCAGTggctgagcagaaagttgatgaaccagcggtaaatcaaataagtttttctaaaacagttcatcggaaggtaccaagatcttgataaatattccgtatcaatttGACAAATAATACACGTTGGTCTAATAACTTTTTCTAAAacagttcatcggaaggtaccaagatcttgataaatattccgtatcaatttGACAAATAATACACGTTGGTCTAATAACTTTTTCTAAAacagttcatcggaaggtaccaagatcTTGATAAATATACCGTATCAATTTGACAAATAATACACGTTGGTCTTGGAGTACAGACTCTGGATACTGATGTTGTTAATTATCTTGATAACGTGTTATATGATTCTTCTATTTGTCTTtgtaataaattacttttattgtttagtcaatttttggtaatattcatttgacgtggctcggtacttgtgcatcccgtcattgtgttattgtgctatggtaaattttcaccactattatctttctgttttgcTAATTTGCTTTGTCAATatctctttttatttgtttttgttgatgacatttgtttggttttttttagtaattaagattataacactgTTTCccatttatttgacatttttatgtctgcttgttttgttcacacatcgttgtcaatataatggaattcaatgcaactgtcatacaagtgaaaggtttagccagctataaaacaaggtttaattcatcatttcccaaataagaaaatgtctgtactaagttagggatatgacatttgttatctatttgtttgatgtgcttgacctttttattttgccatttaattagggaattTCTGTTTAGAAGTTtggtattgttgttattttacttttttcaattataaaataggCTTGATAATGCAGAAAATTTTGCTGAAACTTATTAATCTCCTCTTTCTTAGCATTTTATCTATTAGTCTGATGACGCGCGCTTTCTTTGTTGTTAGTTTTTCGTACATTGCTTAAATAATGgaccaaaaacaatattttttgtttatttcatcttttaaatacaataaataatCCACAAATCACCGTCTCGAGATCAAATTGAATATCAAGATAATAGTTCATGATCATCTCAAATAAGAAACACTATTTAGTTTCATCCATGCAATTGTTACGTCAAATCTTTCACAAATGAACGAATTCAAGGTGATGCGGAATAAAAGTAAATGAGTCGGCAAATCAAAGAGAAAAACCCAAACGATGTCAGTTTAAACACGAAGTTAAGTTCAGATTATCGAGGTGTTCTTGCGTTTCTCCAGTCAGCAGCATCACTAAAATTACAGGTAGATAATCCCCGTCGTCTCTGCCGGCTATTAAACTTCTTTGGTGGGGACGGTTTTTGAACTTCGTCTTGTGCTTCTTTTATGGCTTGAGCTTTTTGGTTTGGAACTTTAACTTCAGCTTGCATAGGGAAATTCTTTGAAAAATCTCTCGCAAAAGCGGTGAAATTTTCACATAACTTATCGCATGTTTTTTGAGTGGCATCCTGCTTTCTTTCAAGATTTTGAATAGCCCTTAACTGTTCATTTGCagtctttttcttttcttcctCGACCCGCCTGAGTTGTTTCTGGATATTTTCAATAGtggttttcaatttatttatttctttttctaaGTCATGATTTTTCCTTTCTAAAATTTTTATTTGCGAAtctttttcagtatttttctCTCTCTGTTTCCTAAGATCATCTAAGGCTCTGCGCTGCTGGTCTCTGAGCAACTTTAGCTTGACGTTTTTATCCTCGAGTTCCGATGTTAGCTCATCAATTCGTACTCTAAGATCCGTTATTGTTTTGTCCTTTTCGTCATCAGTATCTGATTCAGACATCAGCTTGTCATCACCTGAAGTAAATTTATACCAAACCTTTATAATGGCGGCTATTTATTCAAAATGGAATGcttatttggaatatgatatgaTGTTACCATCAAAGAGTTGCAACAAAGCactatcaaataaaatatttagtcAATGTCCATTTTGCTAAGGCTATTGAATCAACTAAAATCAGAAAAcagctttgtaaaaaaaaagggtgAAATATTTAAACCATGCAGGTGATATATTTGAATCATGCAGATGCTTATATTAAAACATAGATGCAATAAGATAGCAGACCTAATTTAATTTAGTTGTCTTGTTTTTACGTCTGAAATATGAAGAATAAGGAATCAGTTTGCTATCTGTAaaacttttatcatttttttcttcttaatatttttgtcattttattcatGTATTACGGTATGTTGTTACCTTTACGAACGGAAAGAGCATCTTCAATTTCTTTCGCGATATGTTCATTTCCAGTTGACTTCAGTGAATCTATGAATGTTTTATAGCATATCCCGCCTCGTCTGACCAATATTTCCAGAAGAGTCTGGCATTTGTCATCTGAAGATTTTTCGCCACCACTGAACTGTATTCTTTCGTCCCACAGCAAACATCCCTCTTTTAATAGAATATCAAGAATACGATCTATATTGGTcaaatttttctttatataaagaTTGCATTTCGTCAGCGCTGTCTTTTGAGTTGGGTCCATGGTAAACCACGACTAACTATACATATTATTGTACTGACAACGGTAAAGCAATATTTAGTTTCGTGTTCTTGTCACTTGTAACATTGCAATCAACACCCATTCAATTTTATtacttaaatgttttatttcaatctGTCAAATACATCTTTAACATTCAAGTTGTTAACAAAACAGTTGGCGTATGTGCATATCACATGACATTTTCATAACAATGCTACCTATCTACCTTGGAAGTTTGATGATCGAAAAGTGATAATATTTGCAATAATTACAATCATATCATT carries:
- the LOC139518704 gene encoding myosin heavy chain, clone 203-like, with protein sequence MDPTQKTALTKCNLYIKKNLTNIDRILDILLKEGCLLWDERIQFSGGEKSSDDKCQTLLEILVRRGGICYKTFIDSLKSTGNEHIAKEIEDALSVRKGDDKLMSESDTDDEKDKTITDLRVRIDELTSELEDKNVKLKLLRDQQRRALDDLRKQREKNTEKDSQIKILERKNHDLEKEINKLKTTIENIQKQLRRVEEEKKKTANEQLRAIQNLERKQDATQKTCDKLCENFTAFARDFSKNFPMQAEVKVPNQKAQAIKEAQDEVQKPSPPKKFNSRQRRRGLSTCNFSDAADWRNARTPR